Below is a window of Staphylococcus succinus DNA.
ATGCCATATTTTTCTGCAAGTTCAAGGCCAGTTTTTCTATCTGGAATATCACCGTTAATAGTTAACAATGTATTTGGAGCAATGTTGTCGCGCAATTTTTTGACTGCTTCGATTAATTCCCAATGTGCATCTACTTTACTCATCTCTTTACGCGTACGGAGATGGATAGATAAGTTTGCAATGTCTTGTTCGAAGACGTGTTTTAACCAATCTTTCCACTCGTCTATTTCATAATAACCGAGACGTGTTTTAACACTTACCGGTAGACCGCCTGCTTTAGTTGCTTGAATAATTTCGGCTGCGGTTTCAGGGCGTAGAATCAGGCCAGAACCTTTACCTTTGCTTGCAACATTAGCTACTGGACAGCCCATATTTAAATCAATGCCTTTAAAGCCCATCTCTGCCATACCGATACTCATTTCTCGGAAATGCTCTGGCTTGTCCCCCCATATATGAGCGACCATAGGCTGTTCATCTTCACTGAATGTTAAGCGTCCGCGAACACTGTGTATACCTTCAGGGTGACAAAAGCTTTCAGTGTTTGTAAATTCAGTGAAAAATACATCAGGTCTACCTGCTTCACTAACAACATGGCGAAAGACGATATCAGTAACGTCTTCCATAGGCGCCAAAATAAAAAATGGACGTGGTAAGTCACGCCAAAAATTTTCTTTCATAATATATTTAAACCTTCTTTTCTATTAATATATCGACTTTTTATCCATGATGATATTACCATAAATTGACAACTTACACAAAAGGATATTGACTCGTCACTGCCTTAACGGAGGGATGTCTCTCAGTAGTCTAAAAGGAGAATTAGGACTATGGCGACGCTACCAATGGAGACTGAAATAAATAATTGCCTTTACTTATTTACAGTTATTAAAAGATTGCTTCAAAAAATCACGAGTAATTGTAGCAGCAAAG
It encodes the following:
- a CDS encoding tRNA dihydrouridine synthase, producing MKENFWRDLPRPFFILAPMEDVTDIVFRHVVSEAGRPDVFFTEFTNTESFCHPEGIHSVRGRLTFSEDEQPMVAHIWGDKPEHFREMSIGMAEMGFKGIDLNMGCPVANVASKGKGSGLILRPETAAEIIQATKAGGLPVSVKTRLGYYEIDEWKDWLKHVFEQDIANLSIHLRTRKEMSKVDAHWELIEAVKKLRDNIAPNTLLTINGDIPDRKTGLELAEKYGIDGVMIGRGIFHNPYAFEKEPREHTNKELLGLLRLHLALFKKYSKDEPRLFKPLRRFFKIYVRGMRGASELRHQLMHTNTTDEALALLDAFEAQMDDIKS